A segment of the Leptolyngbya sp. NIES-3755 genome:
AGTCAGCGATCGCTACAAGTTTCTCCACGATCGAGTGCAACAAGCCGCTTACGCACTGACTGACGATCGCGAAAAACAAGCTGTTCATCTCCAAATCGGAAAACTACTCTACGCCAATGCAACACAGAGTGAATCGAGTGATCAACTCTTTGAACTGGTAGGACACTTAAATCTGGGACAAGCACTAATCACTCAGTCTGATGAAAAAACTCAGTTAGCACACTTGAATGTGCAAGCCGCGATTAGAGCAAAACAAGCAGCCGCCTACTCGGTCGCTCAGGAGTGCTTAATTCACGCCCAGAACTGTCTCGCAGAAACAGCTTGGTCAGAACACTATGAATTGATGTTTGCCCTACATCGAGAGCAAGCAGAAATCGAATATCTGTTGGGTAGTTTCGAGCAGTCTGAACGCTTGATTGAGATGACGTTGAAGCAAGCAAAAACTGCTCTTGAGAAAGCAGAAATTTATCAACTCCTGATTGTTCTCTACACGATGCAGGGAAAATATCAAGCTGCGATCGAGACTGGACGAACGGCGCTTTCATTCTTCGACATTGATATTCCTAACTTAGAGGTACACAAAGCTTTTGAGAATGAGCTTGCGATCGCGAAAACACAACTCGCCCAGCAAAAGATTCCAGCACTGTTAGATCAACCGGAGATGGTGATTCCAGAGAAAAGAGCCGCTGCAAAATTGCTCACCACCTTGGGATCGCCGACTTACTTTTCTAATCACGATCTTTGGCTGATTTCCGTCATGAAGTTAGTCAATCTTTCTTTAAAACATGGGGTGCTTTCAGAATCTACCTATGGCTATTCTGAGTATGGATTGATTCTGGGATCAATGCTAGGTGACTATCAAGCAGGCTATGAGTTTGGACAATTAAGCCTGAAGATCAGCGAAAGATTTAACAATCAAGCGGAAAAGTGTAAAGGATGCTTGGTCGTTGGGGGTTCAGTAAATCATTGGGTTAAACCCCTCAAAGAAGATGCTGAAATTTTCATGGAAGGGTATCAGGCGGGTTTAGAGTCTGGTGAGCTTCAATTCGCGGGCTACAATGTTGCTCATCAGACGATCAATCTATTCTACCAAGGAGCTGACTTAGATTCTCTACAAGACAAGCTTCTCGACTATCTAGCGTTTACGGAACAAACACAAAACCAGCTTGCAAAAGATATGCTGCTTGCTTGTCAGCTCATTTTTCACAGCTTACAAGAAGGTAATGGGAGACAATGCAAGTTTGAAACGAAGAAACTCAGCGAACCTGAGTATTTAGCAGCGTGTGAGGAACGATCTAGTTTTGCTGCGATCGGCTTTTTCAAGATTCTCAAAGCTCAAATCTTGTATCTATACGGTTATCTTGAGAATGCTCATCAGTCGATTGAGGAAGCAAGGCAACTTCTTAACTATCTTCCAGGCTGTATCTCGCTTGCTGAGTTTAATTTTTACGACTCGTTAATTTTGGTTTCACTGTATCCAGATGCTAGTGAATCTCAAAAAATTAAATATTGGCAGCAGATCAAGATGAATCAACAGCAGATGCAGATTTGGTCAGCGAGTTGCCCAGAGAATTTTCGGCATCAATATTTGTTAGTCGAAGCAGAAATCGCTCGATCGCAGAATGATTTAATGAGCGCGATCGACCTCTACGATGAAGCGATCGCACTTGCGAAAACGAACGGATTTGTGCAGGATGCGGCATTAGCAAATGAGCGAGTGGCTAAGTTTTGGATCGCTAAAGGAAAAGAGAAGCTTGCTCAAGTCTATTGGAGTGAGGCATACCGTCTCTATCAATCTTGGGGAGCCTCTACTAAACTTGCAAATCTAGAACAGTGCTATCCTCAACTTCTAGTGTTAGGGCGGTCGATCGTTGAGCCATCCCATATCGCAGATGAAACCTTATCGATTACGCATATTTCTTCAACCAGTACTAGCAGCACCCAGGTTCTCGACCTCAGCACCATTCTAAAAGCATCTCAAGCAATTTCTCAGGAGATTCAACTCGATAGACTGCTCGAAAGTCTGCTAAAAGTGATCTTGGAAAGTGCTGGAGCAGAGCAGGGAGCAATTCTTTTACCAGAAGATGATCATTGGAACATTGCGGTTCAAGGAAATAGCGATCGCACCAATGTCACACTCCAGCCGCTCACTGAGGAAATGCTGTCTGTGTCGATCGTTCAATATGCGGCTCGCACCCGACAGAGGCTAGTTATTCATGATGCGACCAAAGAGTCAATTTGTGCGGCTGATCCCTATGTATTAGCACATCAACCCCGATCAATTCTCTGCTTTCCGATTTCTCACAAGAGCGAACTATCAGGGATTATCTACTTAGAAAATCGGCAAACAACAGAAGCATTTAGTCGCGATCGCTTAAAAGTTCTGTCCCTGCTTTCTACTCAGATTGCCATCTCTCTCGAAAACGCCACCCTTTACCAAACCCTGCAAGCTTCCGAAGCTCGCGAACGCGATCGTGCTGAGCAGCTAGAACAATCTCTTCAAGATCTTCAAACCACGCAAGCGCAACTGATCCAAACTGAAAAGATTTCGAGCTTGGGTCAACTTGTCGCAGGTGTCGCCCATGAAGTCAACAATCCCGTTGGCTTTATTGCAGGAAATCTGAATCATACAAAGCAGGCAGTTGAAGATCTAATTGGGTTAATTCAGTTGTATCGTAAAGCCTTCCCTCAACCTGGACAAGAGATTGAGAACGAAATTGATGCGATCGAGTTGGACTTTTTAATCAAAGACGTACCTCAAATGATTAGCTCGATGAAATTAGGGACAGATCGAATTAAAGAAATTATGCAATCGCTACGAAACTACTCCCGTGTAGATGGCAGCGAAAAACAGCTAGCAGATTTGCACAAAGGAATTGATTCGACCCTGATGATTCTCTCGCACCGCTTGAAAGCAACTCCTGAGCATCCGGCTATTCAAGTGATCAAAGAATATGGTGAACTACCTGAAATTCCTTGCTTCGCAGGTCAATTAAACCAGGTGTTTATGAATCTAATTGCCAATGCGATCGATGCTCTAGAAGAAGCAAATCAAGGCAAGAGCTATTCAGAACTAGAAGCTAAACCCAATTGCATTATGATCCGCACCAGCATCGAAAACAACGATGCCATGATTCGGATTAAAGACAATGGAAGTGGGATGCCGCCTGAAGTTCAACAGCGAATCTTTGAAGCCTTTTTCACGACAAAACCGGAAGGCAAAGGAACAGGGTTGGGGCTTCCCATCTGCTATCAAATTGTCTGTGAGAAGCATGGAGGACAGTTGAGCCTGGTATCAGCGATCGGTGAAGGCACAGAATTTATGATTCAAATTCCAATAGATTTTTGATGCTTGCCATTGTTAAATAACAGACCAAATTCAGTTTCTCATAATGTCTAACTGGACGTTTAGAGCAATTTCTTGCACCACATATTTTGTAGGCTTTATTTGCCTAAAGTCTCGATTACGCTGGTCAAACAACTTCATAGCACCATCAAAACTCTTGACCAACGATTCCGATAGATTGCGAACTGTGAGCAGTCTAGCAATGTTGAAAGCCACAAGCAGTTTAATGCACCAGTTGTCGATATCGAGCTTCAATTAACGAAAAAATGCTGTAGGCAATCAAGCCCAGCGAGACAATTCCTAGAAGCCAGGGACCAAAGGACTGTTGTGATAGAACTGCTAATGCCTCGCCTAATCCTTTGACTTCACTAGCATTAGAATAGAGAGCCGCTAGAATGACAAACAAACCAATGATACTAAACACCACCCCTCGCGATGCAATTCCAAACTGTCCAAGTCGTTTTGCCCAAGTACGCTCGGTGGAATTCATCTGATTCAGCTTGAAATGTCGCTGAAACTTGGCAGTATAGGCTTGATAGAAATAAGACAACCCGACTCCCAGAACAATTAAACCAGCTAGACCCACCAGCCATTGTCCAAAGGGTTGCGCCAGCAAGCGAGCAGTCCAATCCTGTGAGGCATTCCCACCAGAACTCCCAGTGCCCAGAATGAGTTGAATCGCGGTCAATGCTAACCCTGAATACGCGATCGCACTAATCAAATAGCCGATGCGTTGCGCGATTCGCTTTGCTCCAGTTGCGCGACCTGTGCCTTCTGGATCAAGAACAGCTTGAACCAATCGCCAGAGCACATAGCCAACAATCCCGATCGCGACTAAGCTCAACAACAACTTGCCGAAAGGTTGCGTGACGATTTCTTGTAGTGCGCCACTCGTATCAGTTGTTCTGCCTCCGATCCCAATTGCGGCTTGAGCGGCAAGTAATCCCACCACAAAATACACAATGCCTTTCGCTGCATACCCAAGTCGTGCTAGTTTCTCAAAAGCAGGATGAGCAGCCGTTTGCTGAATGGGTTGGCGGATCTCTGGAGGCAGATCAGGTCGTGTCATTGGTTTTAGCAAAGAAAATTGTGCTAATACCATCACCTTTTTTCCAGCAGAAGTCATCCCTCGAAATAAGTAACCATCATAGCCACAGGTGAGAAATTTTCATGAGTGTTCCGATCTATATCTAGCATCGGTCTGTGGAAGCTCTGGCGGGAGCACTCGCTCAACATGGAACTTATACCAAATTTTGGCAGGTTCAGTCTGGAATGATCTGACGATCGTAATTTATCAGGCGATATTCTCGTAGACCATTTCTCTTGCAAATAATGGCATATAATTGGGATTTATTCGCATTAAGAGCTTTCTTTCGCGATGAATTCAACACGACCTAGATCCGTCAAATCTCCTATCTCACTGGCATTCGGGCTGGGTTTGAGCGCGATCGTCCTGCTAATCGTTCTAATTTACAGTGTCACGCTGGGCGCAAGAGACATTCCCCTGCCGACGATTCTCGGATCGTTTACGACCTTTGATCATTCATTCGATCATCTGGTCATTCAGACGTTGAGGTTGCCACGATCGCTAATCGCTATGTCTGTCGGTGCAGCTCTCGCGGTTTCAGGCGCATTGATGCAAGGACTCACTCGCAATCCCCTTGCAGAAACTGGGATCTTAGGCATTGAAGCAGGAGGCGCTCTCGCGGTTGTGATGAGCTTGTTCCTTTTTGGAAGTTCCTCGTTGACTGTTTATGCAGGAGTCGCATTTTTAGGAGCCGCGATCGCGGCTGTTCTCGTTTACCTTCTAGGAACATTGGGACGCGGTGGCGCAACGCCTTTAAATTTGACAGTTGCAGGGGCAGCGATGTCTGCACTAATTTCTTCGATTACGACTGCAATTCTCATTGTGAGTCAGCGCACGTTTGAAGAAATCCGCTTTTGGTTGGCGGGATCGCTAGCAGGGCGGGATTTTAGCTTGTTCTTGCAGGTTTTACCGTTTCTTGTTGCTGGATTGCTGATTGCCTTCTTACTCGGTCGGCAAATTACAACGATTAGTTTAGGGGAAGAGGTGGCGACGAGTTTAGGACAGCAGACTCTTTGGATTAAGATCTTGACGGCAATTAGCATTGTTTTACTGGCAGGAAGTTCGGTTGCGATCGCAGGACCAATTGGATTTATTGGCTTAGTCGTCCCTCACATGGTTAGATTTTTTATCAAGACAGACTATCGCTGGATTTTGCCTTATTCAGCCGTACTGGGTGCAATTCTATTGCTCGTATCTGATATTGCTGCGCGGGTGCTATTGAAACCGCAAGAACTCCCGGTTGGTGTGATGACAGCCATTGTAGGCGCACCGTTCTTTGTCTATCTTGCGAAAACAAAGGTGAAAAAATGAGCGATTGGATTTCTCCGGTGCTTTCTTTTCGGCTCGATCGACGAGTGTTATCGATCGCGGCTTTACTACTGGCGCTTGGATTTGCG
Coding sequences within it:
- a CDS encoding serine/threonine kinase with two-component sensor domain protein (similar to AA sequence:cyanobase_aa:all2282), translated to MLPGYEVVEKIYESSKTLVYRGFRADDQKPVIIKALKNQYPMPKEIAVFRKQYSLANHLGILGIVRPYSLENYENQWALILEDFGATSLRDYCKTHSLDLKAFLSIAIQTAQILAELHRNRIIHKDLKPANLLINPTTGQIKITDFSIASILPKENQTLISPNGLEGTLPYMSPEQTGRMNRGIDYRSDFYSLGVTFYQLLTKQLPFISNDPLELVHCHLAKQPIPPSELDSAIPVPLSNIIMKLMAKMAEDRYQSATGLLHDLEICQQQFQLHNTIEAFALAQQDYCDRLSIPEKLYGREAEVNQLLTAFDRVAQSGFSEFLLVSGYSGIGKSSLVQEVYKPIVQRRGYFIAGKFDQLQRNVPYSAIASAFGSLVQQLLTESEPQLRQWREKLAIALGSNGQVILDVIPELEQVIGKQPEITALNPTEAQHRFNRVFQNFIRVFCQPEHPLVIFLDDLQWADSATLRLIKLLLTDSQAHHLFLIGAFRDNEVNATHPLTLLLEDLQSQAVPIHQVTLKPLSSAHVTQLISDTLRTPEVSPLVDLLMRKTDGNPFFINEFLKTLYQNELLWFDFYKNSWQWNLREIKTLNITDNVVKLLVDRLRKLPDATQQVIQFAACIGNRFDLKTLSIVLQSSTLETTAQALSIAVQQGLIVPLSALEIVQSETTEPILVSDRYKFLHDRVQQAAYALTDDREKQAVHLQIGKLLYANATQSESSDQLFELVGHLNLGQALITQSDEKTQLAHLNVQAAIRAKQAAAYSVAQECLIHAQNCLAETAWSEHYELMFALHREQAEIEYLLGSFEQSERLIEMTLKQAKTALEKAEIYQLLIVLYTMQGKYQAAIETGRTALSFFDIDIPNLEVHKAFENELAIAKTQLAQQKIPALLDQPEMVIPEKRAAAKLLTTLGSPTYFSNHDLWLISVMKLVNLSLKHGVLSESTYGYSEYGLILGSMLGDYQAGYEFGQLSLKISERFNNQAEKCKGCLVVGGSVNHWVKPLKEDAEIFMEGYQAGLESGELQFAGYNVAHQTINLFYQGADLDSLQDKLLDYLAFTEQTQNQLAKDMLLACQLIFHSLQEGNGRQCKFETKKLSEPEYLAACEERSSFAAIGFFKILKAQILYLYGYLENAHQSIEEARQLLNYLPGCISLAEFNFYDSLILVSLYPDASESQKIKYWQQIKMNQQQMQIWSASCPENFRHQYLLVEAEIARSQNDLMSAIDLYDEAIALAKTNGFVQDAALANERVAKFWIAKGKEKLAQVYWSEAYRLYQSWGASTKLANLEQCYPQLLVLGRSIVEPSHIADETLSITHISSTSTSSTQVLDLSTILKASQAISQEIQLDRLLESLLKVILESAGAEQGAILLPEDDHWNIAVQGNSDRTNVTLQPLTEEMLSVSIVQYAARTRQRLVIHDATKESICAADPYVLAHQPRSILCFPISHKSELSGIIYLENRQTTEAFSRDRLKVLSLLSTQIAISLENATLYQTLQASEARERDRAEQLEQSLQDLQTTQAQLIQTEKISSLGQLVAGVAHEVNNPVGFIAGNLNHTKQAVEDLIGLIQLYRKAFPQPGQEIENEIDAIELDFLIKDVPQMISSMKLGTDRIKEIMQSLRNYSRVDGSEKQLADLHKGIDSTLMILSHRLKATPEHPAIQVIKEYGELPEIPCFAGQLNQVFMNLIANAIDALEEANQGKSYSELEAKPNCIMIRTSIENNDAMIRIKDNGSGMPPEVQQRIFEAFFTTKPEGKGTGLGLPICYQIVCEKHGGQLSLVSAIGEGTEFMIQIPIDF
- a CDS encoding transport system permease (similar to AA sequence:cyanobase_aa:LBDG_49970); this encodes MNSTRPRSVKSPISLAFGLGLSAIVLLIVLIYSVTLGARDIPLPTILGSFTTFDHSFDHLVIQTLRLPRSLIAMSVGAALAVSGALMQGLTRNPLAETGILGIEAGGALAVVMSLFLFGSSSLTVYAGVAFLGAAIAAVLVYLLGTLGRGGATPLNLTVAGAAMSALISSITTAILIVSQRTFEEIRFWLAGSLAGRDFSLFLQVLPFLVAGLLIAFLLGRQITTISLGEEVATSLGQQTLWIKILTAISIVLLAGSSVAIAGPIGFIGLVVPHMVRFFIKTDYRWILPYSAVLGAILLLVSDIAARVLLKPQELPVGVMTAIVGAPFFVYLAKTKVKK
- a CDS encoding hypothetical protein (conserved membrane hypothetical protein;~similar to AA sequence:cyanobase_aa:LBDG_28180): MTSAGKKVMVLAQFSLLKPMTRPDLPPEIRQPIQQTAAHPAFEKLARLGYAAKGIVYFVVGLLAAQAAIGIGGRTTDTSGALQEIVTQPFGKLLLSLVAIGIVGYVLWRLVQAVLDPEGTGRATGAKRIAQRIGYLISAIAYSGLALTAIQLILGTGSSGGNASQDWTARLLAQPFGQWLVGLAGLIVLGVGLSYFYQAYTAKFQRHFKLNQMNSTERTWAKRLGQFGIASRGVVFSIIGLFVILAALYSNASEVKGLGEALAVLSQQSFGPWLLGIVSLGLIAYSIFSLIEARYRQLVH